Within Paenibacillus albicereus, the genomic segment CCGATAAAATTCGTACAAATACTTGTACGTGTTTTTGTCATAGCTCGCGATGGCCGTGACGCCTCCAGATAATAGGGCTGACTGCATGTAGCCGGTGTAGTATCGATCTTCGATGGGATTGCTGCGCACGGTACGGGGATACCCGTCACTTCCAACCATGAAGAGCTCCGCCCGGTTGAACGTCGCCCATGGGGCAGCCAAAGCTCCATTCGCTGGATTATAGGCCCAGGAAGAGAGTTTCGTGTCGGCTCCAAAGTTGCTGTTGCCCCACTTGGTCCGATCCTCTGCCATCGTTTTCGCGCTGATCGGCACCGATACGAGCGGCTCAGGCTCCAAGCTTTCGGACGTGACGTCGAACGATACCTGCGGGGCATCGTTGATGACTTCAAAGTTAAAGTAGCCCGTGGCTTCCTTGCCGTAATCTTCTTTGACAAACACTTTGAATCGATACCGGCCGACTTTAGCCCCTTTGAAGTCAAACGTCTTGTCTGCTCCCATGGTGATGGCGACTTCGGGTTCCGAGTAGTTTCCGTCGTTATTCGCATCGTACCGATACGCGACTTGGTGTACCACGATGGCGTCTCCGTCCGGAGAGTAGCTGGTGTTTTTGAACGAGACGCTTGAATTCCGCAGAGCGGGACTCGGGAACTCAAGCTTCGGTACCGGAGGCATGTCTTCCAAGACGGTAAGCATCTTTTCAGCAGGTTGAAGCGACTTCAAGCCTAAGTTGTCATAGACATCCAGCTTGATCTTGTACTCGCCCGGCGTGTCGTAGATTTCTCTTACGCCAGACCACTCGTCCCGAGCATGGTCGATGGTCCTCCCTTTGATCGGACTGTAGCTATTATTGCCGTCAAACTTAGGGGAATAGGGCCGGTCTTCACGAATTTGTAATGGGCCATTGATGACCGGAATCGGATTCGGCGGCACGACATTGATGCTGGCGCATCCGCTGCCGGTAGCCCCCCACTGGTCACGGACGGTGGCGCAGATGGAGTAGAATCCATTCTGATCCATCGTGACGTTCGGGTACTCCCACATCATCGTTTCACCGCCGAATCGGTTCGGCAAATTCCGAATCCATTCACTGGTGCTTCCGGAGAAGTCGTAGCCTTCAAACGTCACGCTGTCCCCCTGGTCGGGATCCGAAAGGCTGAGCACGCTCAGGGTCAGGCGTTCATTCTGAGGCGTGGAGGAGACTGGTTTTGTCGGATCGCCGGAAGGGTCGATCCATCCGATTTTAAGGACCGGCGGGTTATTCTTGGCCGGCCCGGTAATGGTCAACGTCTTGGGGCCGACCTCAGCTTCCCCACAGCTGGTCTTGAGAATCATGTAGACCTGGAAAGTGCCGACACCTAGAAGGGACGGCCATTTCTCGAACGGATACGACGTCTCTGAGGAATAGTTGTAGTACGCCGGGCTTGTATACGTGAACATCCCTTGCTTAATCTCCCAGGTATGAGAAACATAAGTACATTTGTTGAGGACAAAGTCTTTCGGTTTCAAAGAAAAGGTGTCCCGATAAGCAATTTCCGGTTTTATGACGTCAAAATCGCCCGTGAAACTTTTAGACGCTTCCTCGTAGAAGAAGGAGAGGTATGCTTTAGGAACGGCTTTTGTCAAATGCACTTGTTGATCCGGCTTGCTCGTCGGGGTAGAGTCAAAAGCCGTATTCGAAAGATTAGATCCAACCAAGGTGCCGTAACTCGTCGTGGCAGGATACGTGTTCGAGTAAGGAAGCGGAGAAACTTCTAAGCTCTCCTCGTTTTTGGTGACGTAAGCTCCCGTCGGACCGGCTCGAACCATATGTCGGATGTTTACTTCGCCCGCTGCTGGATCTCCGCTTGACGTTTTTTTCTTGTAATAGAGGTTCAAGTTGTACGTGTCGAACAGTCCATTATACGTGAACTTGCTTGGACTGCCCGGCATGATTTCGCCTACAGGCGCATCACCCGTTGTACTTTTCTTGTTTCCCACGTATTCGTACTCTGCATGCGCCGGTGGACTTCCGGTAGGATATTGGTTTCCTACATTCATCCGATAACTTTGTGCAGGGAAGACATCATTGATTTTAGTTCCGTCCGTCAGATAATGATTGACGTTGACTTGTCCGTCGAGTTCGAACTCGAAGAGGACAGGGAAGAAGTACTTGTAGGCTTCGACTCCGTTACCACACGAAGCACAAGAGCCGTCCATTATTCTAGAATCGTAATGCTCTGGAGAGTCAAGATCGCCAATAACTATAAGGTCGAAAGTTACTGTAGAACTACCTATACCCTTAACATTTGTCCTAGAAGGTGTTCCACTTCTATCTTTCGTTACAGGGACATAACGAGAATAAAATGCCCAATTTCTTAAGTTGGGATCGTCTTTACTCCCGTTTTTAATATCCATACGAGAGTTATCGAAATAACTCGCATTTTCTCCCGAATACGCGAAAGGAAATACGTAGACAGCCTTTATTGAACGTCCGGGAAAGGAAAATTTATATACGTCACTAATTGTTCGATTCGTACCTCCCGGCTTATCCTGACCGTTCCATGTTCCTGCTGAATTAGACATAACTTCGTAAGAAAGGAACCCTACCCCATACCACTTATTCTTTTGAGCATTATATACAGGTTGAATATTAGCGCTACCGTCAATATCGGCGCTTACTATAGTGGGTGAGTATAACGGCAAAAGGTTTAATATAATTGCTACCACAATCAACTTTGACAGCCATTTCACCTTTTCCACCTCTATTTATTTCCAAGGATTGGCAATAACAAAAGCAGAGGTATTCATAGACATTTGAAAGAATACATATTCAGGATTTTTAACAGAGAAATCATTCCACGAGTAGTCCCCAACATTTAGTTTATCTGCGGAAGCCAGTTCTGGGAAATAAGCAACTACTGATTTGTCTCCAAGAGTTCGCATAGCTTTTACTTCTCCTCGGCTTCTACCTTTTTTCCCACTGTCCAAAAAAGAGAATATCATTGGAAAATTTCCGCGATATGTGGAATAAACCGCCAAAAATTTTTCCCCCTTCGTACTTACTGTCTTCTCCATTCTGAAATAAATCGTTCCACCTACGTTTACAGGAAGGTCTTTCTTCGACAATTTATAGATATCGACGTACTCGCCCTCTTTAAATGGATTCATAAACAGATAGGCTGATTTTTCAATGTACGCACTAAAGTCTTTTCCTTTGATTGGTGTACTGAGACTTTCCATCTTCGGGACATCCTTATTACCAATCCAAACAAACTGATTCGTGCTATCCCACTCTACCGCCTCCCCGAAGCTCTCCGAGATCGCCCGAATCGGGACCATCGTTGAGCCCGCAGAGATAAACGATGCCCCGATGCCTGACAGAGGTTTATCATTCACAACGACTCGCTTCGTTCCAATGGTAAGCTGAATCTTCCTGCCTTCCTTAGTGATGGTAACGTCTTTCCCCGAATAAGCCACCTTGGCTCCTAAGGTCTCCGATACGGCCCGGATCGGCACGAATACGGACCCGTCTTTGAGCTGCGCTTTGCCTCCAGGAGTCTCGATTTTTCTCGCGTTGTACAGCACCTCTACCTGCACCTTCGGCTTGATGACCGTATAGTCGAAGCCCGCGTAGGCACGATCAGCAAAGACGAACCCACTCCCGGCCAAGACAGACAAAGCAGCGACGCTTGAAACAGCTTTAAGTCCCGCTTTTTTTGTCCTCCCGGCCCGTTCAGTCCATCTTGCCTTTGCCATCCATGCTTTTGAGTTTTTCATCTTCTCCCACTCACCTTTCTCTGCTAGTTTCTATATGCGGTCGGCTTGCTTGCCGCTTGGAAAATCATTTGGGCTTCAAAAGCTTGTGTATTCCCTTCGCTCCTCCTCCTTTATCGGCAGATCGGAGAACCATGGACACGACTTCAAGGAAATCAAATCCAGAAAAAAGGCAAAAAACACCCGTCCGCGTCTTGCTTGTGCGAACGGGTGCTTCCCGTAGCTGCTCCTATGCAGTTGAACTCAGCGACTCGAATGCTCGATCGACAACGTGCTCGACGCGCTCTCCAGCTTGTCCCAGCCGTCCTGGGACAGCAGCTCCAGCTGCGCCTCGACGAGCGTGCGGAACCGCGTCCGATAAATGGACGCCTGCTTCTTGAGCTCCTCGACCTCGAGGCTCACCTTGCGCGACTTCATAAGCGAATCGTTGACGATGCGGTCCGCATTCTTCTCCGCTTCTTTGATGATGAGCTGGGCTTCCTTCTTGGCATTGCCCTTGACCTCGTCGGCCGCTTCCTGCGCCACGATGATCGTCTTGCTGAGCGTTTCTTCGATATTCGCGAAATGGTTCAGCTTTTCCTGCAGGTTGAGGATCTGGTTTTGCAGGTCCTTGTTCTCCCGGATCAGCGCCTCGTAATCCTTGATGACCTGATCGAGGAACTCGTTGACCTCGTCCTCGTCATACCCGCGAAGTCTCCGGCCGAACTCCTTGTTATGTATGTCCAATGGCGTCAGCGGCATTGGGGCACCTCCTGCTTGGTTGGATTCCTGATGTCTGGGCCGTCCATGGTGTGGCTTATTGATTTCGACAGGTAAAGGCATATTCCTGCAAAATTCACATGCCGCGAAAAAAAAGACGTCACTTCTACTATCGGCAGAAGACGCCATTTTCAACAGAGCCTTCATCCTGTAAAAAAAAGGATGACTCCCGCCTTGGATCGGAGCGGCGGGGTCATCGACACGCCAGTTTGGCGCCGTTTGCTGCTAGACGTATTTGCCCGCGCGCACGCGAATGCGGCCTTTCTTGGTGACGCCGTCGACCTCGAGCAGCTTGAACCGCCCCAGCCCCTGGATGGAGACGACGTCCCCTTCGCGCAGCGGCTTGGACGGGTCCTCCTCGGTGCGCCAGTTCACGCGGCATCGTCCCGCGCGGATCGGATCGACGATCTTGCTCCGGCTGATCCGATAGACGTCGCTGGCGATGCCGTCAAGCCGCAGCGAGGCGACGGTGAACGTCAGCTCGTCCATCTCCACGGCGACGGGCCGCAGCGACTCCAGCGGCTTGGCGGCAGTAAGCACGTTCACCCGGTGGACCTGGCGCAGATGGACGTTGAGAAAGTCCGCGATGTCCGCGGCCACGAGCAGCTGCGCGCCCTCCTCGCCCACGTGGATGTCGCCGATCCGGTCTCGCTTGATGCCGAGGCCAAGCACCGCGCCGAGGTAATCGCCGTGGTCGAGCTCCAGCCGCCCGCCGGAAGGAGCCTCGATATCCAGCACGACGATGGCGATGTCTTCCGCCTCCAGATAACGATACTCGGGAGCGATGAGCGCGCGACGGCGCTCCGCGCCCTCATAGCCGCCGTCGAGACGGATCGTCACCGCGGGCTCGCGATTGGCGAGCGACTGCAGGATGCTCTGCTGGCGCGGATCCAAAAAATCGGTCCGCTTGAGCTCATGAAGCTCCGCGGACCGCTCGATCCATTCCAGCACGCGGTCCACGAAGGGACGCTCTTCCGGAAGGAAATGATCGTAGAAACCGGACATGATCTAGCGCCCGATCAGGAAGTCCAGAACTCCGATCAGGCCGTACGCGACGAAACGAAGCGCGAACAGAGCGACGATCGGGCTGATGTCGAGCATGCCGCCGATCGGCGGGATGAAGCGGCGGAAGATGCTCAGGTAGGGCTCGACCAGCTTGCCCAGAAACTCGCCGATAAAGCTCTCGCGCGCGTTGGGCAGCCAGGAGAGCAGAATATAGCCGATAATCATGAAGCTGTAGATCGTCTCAAGCGTGTCGATGAGACGGACGTAGTCGAATCCCAACGGTTAGGTCACCTCATCTTTTTCTGAAGTCTTCGTCTGCTAGCATTTCCGTTATGGTGCCCTGAACATCGACCGAATCCGGCGTGCACAAGAAAATATTTGGACCGAGCTTGGAAATATGTCCGTTCAGCGCGTAGACCGTGCCGCTCAGGAAATCCACGATGCGCACGGCAAGATCGGTACGGACGCGCTGCAGGTTCACGATGACCGAGCGCCGGTTGCGCAGATGGTCCGCGATCTCTTGCGCTTCGTCGTAAGAACGCGGTTCGTTCAGCACGACCCGCATGTTTTTCTGGGAATGGATGCTGACGATGTTGCTGCCTTTGGATTGCTTACGCATCTCCGAAGGAGAGGTTTCAACTTCCTGCTCCTCCTGGTGCTGCACGGTCTCGCGCTCGATGATCTCTTCCTCGTCCTGCAGGCCGAGGAAATTCATGAATCGATTCATCACCTTCACACACGCTCCTCCTCATGGCCCACCAGGACGGTTCCGAGCCGCACCCGGGTGGCGCCTTCTTCAATCGCGATCTCAAAGTCGTTGGACATGCCCATCGACAGCTCGGCCAGCGGCTCCATGAACCACTCCCGAGCGTTGGCCTCGTCCCTCAGCTCCCGCAGCCGCCGGAATACCGGTCGGGTCGCCTCCGGCTCCTCCTCATGCGGCGCCATCGTCATCAAGCCGATCGGACGGACGCGCGGATAATCGCGCAGTCCTCTCGCCAGCTCCTCCAGTCCGGCCGGCTCCAAGCCGTGCTTGGACGCCTCGCCGGAAACGTTGACCTGGATGAAGCAAGGCACCTCGATCCCGAGCGAGGCGGCCTTGCGGTCGATCGCCTCCGCCAAGGAGAGCCTGTCCAGCGAGTGGATGTATGTAAACTTTCCTACGACGTCCTTGGCCTTGTTGGTCTGCAGCGAGCCGATGAAATGCCACTCGGGCCCAGTTCCTGCCCGCTCCGCTCCGTATTCCTCCGCCAGGGCCTCCCACTTGGCGCGGGCGTCCTGCCAGCGGTTCTCTCCGAGCTGGCGGCAACCTGCCGCCAGCGCCTCGCGCGTCCGCTCGAGCGATACATACTTGGTGACCGCGATGACGCCGACCTCGCGGGGATCCCTCCCTGCGCGGCGGCACGCCTCCGCGATCCTTCGATCTACCTCTGCCTTGCGCTCCTGGAGCGACATCGGCGTCACCTGCCCTTCATGCCGATCCAGCTCGCCATCCGTCCCGTCGCCCCTCCCTCCATCCGGTGGGAGAAGAACAGGTCGGTCCGGCAGCCGGTGCACCACTCCGAACATTCGATATGCGTCGGCAAAATTCCTGCTTTTATCATAATCTGTCGGTTCAGCTCTTTCAAGTCGAGCCGGCCGCGGTCCGGCGACGTCATCTCGATCGCCTCGGCCAGCGGGACGACTCCCGTCTCCGCCAGCTCTGCGAGCAGCGGCCGGACGCGCGCGAGCACCGGTTCATCCACCTCGTAGCAGCAGCTGCCGATCGAGGGGCCGATCGCCGCGCGGATGTCCGCCGGCATGCTGCCGTAGCGCTCCCCCATCGCCTCGACCATGCGGTGGGCGATCTCGAGCACAGTGCCTTTCCAGCCCGCATGGGCCAGCGCGACCGCCTCCCGGACCGGATCCCAGAAATAAAGCGGCACGCAGTCGGCATACAAGGAGACGAGCAGCACGCCGGGCTCATCGGTCATGAGCGCGTCGGTGTCCGGCACGGCCGTGGCACGGCTCGTCAAGCCCCGGCCCCCGTCCGCCGCACCGACCGCCTGGACCGCGCAGCCGTGCACCTGCTCGCCGCAGACGAACGACTGCTCCGGCCAGCCGAGAGCATCGATCAGCCGGCGACGGTTCTCGATGACGTCCTCGTCGCGATCGCCGACATGCAGGCCGAGGTTGAGCGATGCCCAGGCATCGCCGCTTGCCCCGCCGCTTCTTCCCGTGAAGCCGGCCGTCAAGCCGTCCTTTTCCTTTACCCAAGACTCCAATAAAAAAAGCGAAGCCTCCTTCGCCTCATCCCGTCTATGTCGCTGTACGAACGGCTCCATCCGAATCTCACCTCGTCGTCTAGTGTAGCACGGGCCGCGCCGTCCCCGCTACGGCTCCCGCCGCTGCAGCGGCTTCACCTGGATGTCGTCGTCCTCCAGATAGGTCTTCGCGCCGGTATTCTCCATGCGCACGAGCACGACGTCGGCTCCGATCTTGACGATGTTGCGCCAGGGGATGACGAGCTCGGTTCCGTTGCCGAACATGCCGAAAAACTTCGTGAAATGCGGCACGACGATCGATTCGATCCGCCCCTGACGAAGGTCGATCTCCATGTCGGTGATCTGGCCCAGACGCTTTCCGTCGACGATATTGATGACATCCTTCGTCTGAAAGTCGGAGATTTTCATAATCATGCGGCGCACTTCCCGTCCTAGGATGGTGTAAGGTCCCTTTCATGTATATGTTCCGGACGAGACGAACAGCCCTCCGGGCACGGAAAAAAAGGCGCCGATCGGCGCCCTTTGAGTTCTGAATCGCTCCTTTAGGTCTTCACATGCTTCTGCAGCTGCTGGATGGCCGACTTCTCGAGCCGCGACACCTGAGCCTGGCTGATGCCGATCTCGTCGGCGACCTCCATCTGCGTCTTGCCCTCGAAAAAGCGCATGGATAGAATCATCTTCTCGCGCTGGCCGAGCTTGTGCATCGCCTCGCGAAGCGCGATCTCCTCGATCCAGCCGACGTCCTTGTTGCGGTCGTCGCTGATCTGATCCATGACGTAGATCGGATCGCCCCCGTCGTGGTAGATCGGCTCGAACAGCGAGACGGGATCCTGGATCGCGTCGAGCGCGAACACGACATCCTCCTTGGGCACGCCGAGTGCCTCGGAAATCTCGAAGATCGTCGGCTCGCGGGAATTCTGGTTCGTCAGCGCGTCGCGCACCTGCAGCGCCTTGTAGGCGATGTCGCGCAGGGAACGGGAGACGCGGATCGGATTGTTGTCCCGCAAATAGCGCCGGATCTCGCCGATGATCATCGGCACGGCATAGGTCGAGAACTTGACGTTCTGGCCGAGGTCAAAATTATCGATGGCCTTCATCAGCCCGATGCAGCCGACCTGGAACAGATCGTCCACGAACTCTCCGCGATTGTTGAACCGCTGGATGACGCTGAGTACAAGCCGCAGGTTTCCATTTACGAGTTTCTCTCTGGCCGACCACTCGTTTTTCGTTTGAAGAGCGGTGAACAGCTCTCTCATTTCCACATTGGTTAGGACGGGGAGTTTGGCGGTATCCACTCCACAGATCTCGACTTTATTTCGGGTCAACGTGACTACCTCCCAAGGAGAAACATTAATAAGCATTATCTCCTCGGGCTTCATTTTTATTCCTGCCGCGAGCACCGCTCAAGTTCCCTCGCAGCCACCTGCAAACGCCTTCAGTCAAGCGCCGGAAGGGATTTTCTGGAGCATCGGGCGGGCAAAAAAAAGACCGGGGCCGAATAGCCCCGGCAACCGTCCGAAGGACGGCTCATTTTCCATAATAATTAAACGTGAAGTACTGGAAGCGGACCTTTTCGAACCGAGGGTCGGTCTGCTCGACGCCGCCACGGTAGACGACTCGGCGGGAAGCTTCGTCGTAGACGGCGACCGTCGGCCTGATCTCGGAATGGAAGCTGTCGTAAATCAGGCCGCCCTGCAGCCGTACGCTGCGCTGCTTGGTGGCGGACTGCTCGAGCGCCAGCGGCTCGGCTGCCGCAGCGCCCGTACGCGAATCGAGGAAGTGGATGACTGTCTTCTCCACATGCTCGTTGAAGGCATACAGCTTGCCCTCGTGCAGGCGGGGCTCCAGTCCTCGCTTGATGACATCAAGGCCCGCCTTGGGCAGGTCCCAGGTCTCGCCGCTGGCGTAGTCGTAGCCGATGAGCCGCCATTCCTTGAGGATCGGCTGCTGCGCGCGCTCGGTTTCCGCCCCGTCGTCATGCTTGAGCCGCTTCACATTCAGCATGACGATGCCGGAGCCGTCCATCGGACGCACCTCGTCAATCAGGCCCACGGTCGTCTCGAGCGACAGCTCGGTTTCCGGCACGCTGCGGAAAACTTCAACGGTGTCGACTCGTTCGCCGGAGGCGCTGTCGACGATATGGTCCTCGTAGATCCTCAGCGTCTGTCCGGCGCTTGCCGGCGGGTAATTGCCGCGAACGAGCAGATGGATCCGCCCGTTCTCCAGCTGAACGTCCACGATGCTCCGGTCATAGGAAGAAATGAAGGATCGCTGCGTGCCTGCCGGAAGCTGGAGCGGCAGCTCGAATGTGCGGACGCCGCCGCTCGCTCGGTCCAGCAGGCGCACGTCGATCATCGAGCGATTCTCGTCCACGTCGGCTCCGATGACCGTCTCGTCGTCCCGATAGTACGAGTCGTCGTTCTGATGGCCTTTCATGAAGGATCGATGGGCGACAATGAGCTCGTTGCGCTCGGAAAAATAATGGTCCGGGTCCATCAAGTCATGGAACGGCATGCTGAGGAACCGGCTTCCGGTCCGCTCCCTGCCGCCGTCTGCCGTCAAGCGGGCGCCGAGTCCCTCCAGCACGAAGCCGTCCATGACGGCGGCGTCCCCCGACTCTGTGGCCAGCCGGTACGGCGGCTTTCGATCCGCCGCGACTGCGGCCGCATATCCGATCAAGACAAGCGCGCTGAGCGCCGCGAGTCCAATGCTGTATCCGTATCTTTTCATAGCTCCTCCTTAGACCGAGACCTTGCCGCGCAGCAGCCGCCAGCCGAGCCAGAGGGCAAGCGCCGCGCTCGCGAGCAGCGCGCCGACGAAGAGCGCCAGAAGCTCGGTAGGGTAAAGAAAGGGGTTCGGCGAATCGGCTGTCCCCCACAGCCACGCCAGCAGGACGAACACGGCCGCCGTGCCGGCGATTCCGCCGAGCAGACCCTTGAACCGGTAGCTGCGCTCCAGCAGCACCGTCGTGAACAGCAGCAGCACGATGACGATGCCGACTCCGTACGTCAGCAGGAATTCCGTCAGCCGCACGGGGATGAAGAGGACGAGATCCGCGCTGCGGATGGAATCGACGAGCGTGCTCGTCAATCGCAGGCTTTCCGGCACCTGGACGTGGTACAGAATCATCTGTCCGGAGACGATGACGATCTGCCACGCGAACAGGACGAACACGAACGTCAGGATCGCCGCCAGCTTGGACAGATAGAGCAGGAAGCGCGGATGAGGCAGCATGAGCAGCCGAGCGGCGAAGCCGGCGCGGCCGAACCAATCCCGATACCAGATGAAAAAGACGCAGGCGGCGATGACGACGATGCAGCTGGCGATCGCGGCGCCCGTGACGCCGTCCATCTGATTGAGCAGCCCAGGCAAAGACAGCGGAGCATTGTACTGAAGGAACTCCTCAAGCGACGATCCGCTCTGCTCCATGGTGTTCTCGATCAAGGCGAGCTGCCGGGCCATGATGCTGGACAGTCCCCCGAGCTGAATCAGCGCGACGAGCGCCATCAAGCCGAGCAAGACGGCGCGGAACCGGCGGATTTCCAGATCCGTCAGCTTGAGCAGCGTAATCAGGTTCGTTTTCATCCCTGGTACACCTCCCTCATGACGTCGATGACCGACTTGCCCTCGTCTTCGCGCATCTGCTCGCAGTCGAAGTCGCGGACGACGCGTCCTCGATCCAGCAGCACCGCGTGGTCGATCAGATGCTCGATGTCGCCGATCTCATGCGTCGTGATGAGCACGCCCCGGTCTTCCACGAGCTGGCTCGTGAACACCTCGGCGATCAGCTCTCGGCTGAACAGGTCGATACCGGAGAACGGCTCGTCCATGAGCACGTAGTCGACGTCCTGCGCCATGCCGAGCACGAGGTTGAACTTCATCGCCGTGCCTTTGGACAGGCGGCCGATCTTCTCCCCCCGCTCCAGGCGGAAAAAGCTCATCAAATCCTCCGCTCTCGCCGAATTCCAGCGCGGATAGAAATCGGCCATGAGCTGCAGGCCGTCGCGCAGCCTCATCGAGCCCGGCATCGTCAGCCGATCGGGAATGAAGGCGATCGTGTTGTAGACGGCGGGCGAGATCGCCTTGCCGCCGATCCGGATGCTGCCGCCGTCGATCGGCGTCAGGCCCATGATGGCCTTCAGCACCGTCGACTTGCCGGCGCCGTTCAGGCCGATCAGGCTCGTGATCTGCCCTTTCTGCGCACGGAACGAAACGCCGCCCAGCACCTGCTTGCGCCGGTATTTCTTGCGGATGTCGCTGACCTCGATCATGGCTTGGGACCGCCTCCTCTCGGTTCCGCCGCAGCCTCGGGCTGAACGTACTTCTCGCGCACCAGCTCGACCAGCTCCTCCACTGGAGCGTCCAGACGGCGCACCGACTCGACGAACGCCTGGACCGCCTCGCCGAGCAGCTCGGAGCGGATGCTTTTCAGCGTCTTCGCATCGCTTGTGATCCGGCTGGGAGAATTGCCTTCCGTGACGATCAATTGCTGTTCCTCCATTTCCTTGTACGCCTTCTGCGCCGTGTTGGGATTGATCTTCATCCGCCCCGCCAGCTCCCTGCGCGAAGGCACGTTCTGTCCCGCCTGCAGCCAGCCGGTCGCGATCAGCTCCTTGAAATGCCGCACGACCTGCAGGTAGACCGGATCGCGGCTGTTCATGGCCAGCTCCGGCCATTCGTCGATGCTCATCTCACACCTCGTTTCTAAGTGTGTGTACTACGTAGTTCATACACGTTCTAACTGTATTATGCGCATCATACACTCGGCTGTCAACGGTTCGAAGAAAAAAAAGCGCCGCCCTCCTCAATGGGAAGGCGACGCTTTACGGGTTTGAAGCCGCATGGCTGGCTTTGGAGCCGGCTTGAATCGGGAGCCAGCAGAAGATGAGGAGCCCGTCCGCTTCAAGCGCCGTACGGCTGCAGCAGCCGGATCGGAGCGCCGTCGAGCCAGGCCTCGATGTCCTCGACCGCGTCCTCGAAATAGAGCCGATAATTGCGCTCCGTCACGTAGCCGATATGCGGCGTCGCCAGCACGTTGGGCAGCGTCCGGAAAGGATGGTCCTCCGGCAGCGGCTCGACGTCGAACACGTCCAGCCCCGCGCCGGCGATACGGCCCATGCGCAGCGCCTCGATCAGCGCCGGCTCGTCGACGATCGGCCCGCGGGACGTATTGATGAGGAAGGCATGGGGCTGCATCAGCCCCAGCTCGTCCGCTCCGATCAAGCCGCGGGTGCGGTCGCCCAGCACGAGATGCACCGAGACGAAATCGCTGCGCCTCAGCAGCTCCTCCTTGGAGGCGGCCAGCTCCGCCCCGGCCGCCTCGGCGCGCTCGGCGGTCAGGTTCGGGCTCCAGGCGAGCACGTCCATGCCGAAGGCGAGTCCGATCTCGGCGACCCGGGAGCCGATCTTGCCGAGGCCGAGCAGCCCGAGCGTGCGGCCGCTCAGGTCGGAGCCGATCGTGCTCTGCCATGGGCCGCCGCTGCGCAGCGCGTCGTTCTCGGCGCGGATGTGGCGGGCGAGCCCGAGCAGCAGCGCCCAGGTGAGCTCGATCGGAGCTTCCGACGAGCCGCGCGTGCCGCTCACCGCGATGCCGAGCCGCGCGGCCGCCTCGAGATCGATCGAGGCGTTGCGCATGCCGGTCGTGACGAGCAGCTTGAGCTTGGGCAGGCGCGCCAGCAGCTCCTCGCGGAACGGCGTGCGCTCCCGCATGATGACGATGATCTCCTCGTCCCGGAGCAGCTCTGCCAGCTCGTCCGCACGATCATGATGCT encodes:
- a CDS encoding YggS family pyridoxal phosphate-dependent enzyme, whose product is MSLQERKAEVDRRIAEACRRAGRDPREVGVIAVTKYVSLERTREALAAGCRQLGENRWQDARAKWEALAEEYGAERAGTGPEWHFIGSLQTNKAKDVVGKFTYIHSLDRLSLAEAIDRKAASLGIEVPCFIQVNVSGEASKHGLEPAGLEELARGLRDYPRVRPIGLMTMAPHEEEPEATRPVFRRLRELRDEANAREWFMEPLAELSMGMSNDFEIAIEEGATRVRLGTVLVGHEEERV
- a CDS encoding YlmH family RNA-binding protein, producing the protein MSGFYDHFLPEERPFVDRVLEWIERSAELHELKRTDFLDPRQQSILQSLANREPAVTIRLDGGYEGAERRRALIAPEYRYLEAEDIAIVVLDIEAPSGGRLELDHGDYLGAVLGLGIKRDRIGDIHVGEEGAQLLVAADIADFLNVHLRQVHRVNVLTAAKPLESLRPVAVEMDELTFTVASLRLDGIASDVYRISRSKIVDPIRAGRCRVNWRTEEDPSKPLREGDVVSIQGLGRFKLLEVDGVTKKGRIRVRAGKYV
- the pgeF gene encoding peptidoglycan editing factor PgeF — translated: MEPFVQRHRRDEAKEASLFLLESWVKEKDGLTAGFTGRSGGASGDAWASLNLGLHVGDRDEDVIENRRRLIDALGWPEQSFVCGEQVHGCAVQAVGAADGGRGLTSRATAVPDTDALMTDEPGVLLVSLYADCVPLYFWDPVREAVALAHAGWKGTVLEIAHRMVEAMGERYGSMPADIRAAIGPSIGSCCYEVDEPVLARVRPLLAELAETGVVPLAEAIEMTSPDRGRLDLKELNRQIMIKAGILPTHIECSEWCTGCRTDLFFSHRMEGGATGRMASWIGMKGR
- a CDS encoding stalk domain-containing protein, with amino-acid sequence MKNSKAWMAKARWTERAGRTKKAGLKAVSSVAALSVLAGSGFVFADRAYAGFDYTVIKPKVQVEVLYNARKIETPGGKAQLKDGSVFVPIRAVSETLGAKVAYSGKDVTITKEGRKIQLTIGTKRVVVNDKPLSGIGASFISAGSTMVPIRAISESFGEAVEWDSTNQFVWIGNKDVPKMESLSTPIKGKDFSAYIEKSAYLFMNPFKEGEYVDIYKLSKKDLPVNVGGTIYFRMEKTVSTKGEKFLAVYSTYRGNFPMIFSFLDSGKKGRSRGEVKAMRTLGDKSVVAYFPELASADKLNVGDYSWNDFSVKNPEYVFFQMSMNTSAFVIANPWK
- a CDS encoding DivIVA domain-containing protein, which translates into the protein MPLTPLDIHNKEFGRRLRGYDEDEVNEFLDQVIKDYEALIRENKDLQNQILNLQEKLNHFANIEETLSKTIIVAQEAADEVKGNAKKEAQLIIKEAEKNADRIVNDSLMKSRKVSLEVEELKKQASIYRTRFRTLVEAQLELLSQDGWDKLESASSTLSIEHSSR
- the sigG gene encoding RNA polymerase sporulation sigma factor SigG gives rise to the protein MTRNKVEICGVDTAKLPVLTNVEMRELFTALQTKNEWSAREKLVNGNLRLVLSVIQRFNNRGEFVDDLFQVGCIGLMKAIDNFDLGQNVKFSTYAVPMIIGEIRRYLRDNNPIRVSRSLRDIAYKALQVRDALTNQNSREPTIFEISEALGVPKEDVVFALDAIQDPVSLFEPIYHDGGDPIYVMDQISDDRNKDVGWIEEIALREAMHKLGQREKMILSMRFFEGKTQMEVADEIGISQAQVSRLEKSAIQQLQKHVKT
- a CDS encoding YlmC/YmxH family sporulation protein, which produces MKISDFQTKDVINIVDGKRLGQITDMEIDLRQGRIESIVVPHFTKFFGMFGNGTELVIPWRNIVKIGADVVLVRMENTGAKTYLEDDDIQVKPLQRREP
- a CDS encoding YggT family protein, whose protein sequence is MGFDYVRLIDTLETIYSFMIIGYILLSWLPNARESFIGEFLGKLVEPYLSIFRRFIPPIGGMLDISPIVALFALRFVAYGLIGVLDFLIGR
- a CDS encoding cell division protein SepF yields the protein MKVMNRFMNFLGLQDEEEIIERETVQHQEEQEVETSPSEMRKQSKGSNIVSIHSQKNMRVVLNEPRSYDEAQEIADHLRNRRSVIVNLQRVRTDLAVRIVDFLSGTVYALNGHISKLGPNIFLCTPDSVDVQGTITEMLADEDFRKR